The following proteins come from a genomic window of Gimesia chilikensis:
- a CDS encoding Dam family site-specific DNA-(adenine-N6)-methyltransferase codes for MDYEESKLGQREQNNTLEERNGYRRAETFRQNFRSLLESRWLSQREAADQIGVPYKWVRRLCHEGVGRADKRTKAGLQDIASFFGVEVEALWQEKVVSSSIPRPDRSLIRWTGTKRLQAGEIVKRFPNEIATYYEPFLGGGAVLYELLKSDIPVKRFRCSDTCAPLIELWKQIRSDPATLQKRYEVMWNTLRRRGKNYYLEVRDLFNESHDPCDFFFVLRTCRNGFVRFNQKGKFTVGFHHKRNGLPPEEVHALLQDWHRLLMKHDVTFTVRDYREISTRLRDVIYLDPPYVAETEIYSGRFDYGELWTWMERQRCSYLLSLNGFVGSEDRRLAVPNNLYDEELQIDAGIGSLNTNGSIQVTNSLYLRTSKNRG; via the coding sequence ATGGATTACGAGGAATCGAAATTGGGGCAACGGGAGCAAAACAACACGTTGGAAGAAAGAAACGGCTACCGCCGAGCCGAGACATTCCGGCAGAATTTCCGGTCGCTGCTGGAGAGTCGATGGTTGTCACAGCGAGAAGCCGCAGATCAAATCGGCGTGCCGTATAAATGGGTGCGGCGACTCTGCCATGAAGGAGTTGGTCGAGCAGATAAACGAACCAAAGCGGGCCTCCAAGACATAGCCAGCTTCTTCGGAGTAGAGGTCGAAGCTCTGTGGCAAGAAAAAGTTGTCTCTTCTTCAATTCCCAGACCAGATCGCAGCCTGATTCGATGGACCGGCACGAAGCGACTACAAGCAGGCGAGATCGTCAAACGCTTCCCGAACGAAATCGCCACGTATTATGAGCCGTTTCTTGGCGGTGGTGCGGTGCTTTACGAGCTATTGAAGAGCGACATCCCCGTCAAGCGGTTTCGTTGTAGTGACACCTGCGCTCCGCTGATTGAACTGTGGAAGCAAATTAGGTCCGATCCGGCCACGCTCCAGAAAAGATATGAAGTGATGTGGAACACGCTCCGCAGGCGTGGAAAAAACTATTATCTGGAGGTTCGAGACCTGTTCAATGAGAGCCACGATCCCTGTGACTTCTTTTTCGTTCTTCGGACCTGCCGAAATGGATTTGTGCGGTTTAACCAAAAGGGAAAGTTCACTGTTGGTTTCCACCACAAACGAAATGGCCTGCCCCCCGAAGAAGTTCATGCGTTACTGCAAGACTGGCACCGATTGCTGATGAAACACGATGTCACCTTCACCGTCCGGGATTATCGAGAAATTTCAACGAGACTTCGGGACGTGATATACCTCGATCCACCGTATGTTGCCGAAACAGAGATTTACTCGGGGAGATTTGACTATGGAGAACTGTGGACGTGGATGGAGAGGCAACGGTGCAGCTACCTGTTATCACTCAACGGATTCGTTGGGAGCGAAGACCGTCGCCTCGCTGTCCCCAATAATCTGTACGATGAAGAGTTGCAGATCGATGCGGGGATCGGTTCTTTGAATACAAACGGATCGATCCAAGTAACGAACAGCTTGTATTTGCGAACGAGTAAGAACCGGGGCTGA
- a CDS encoding AAA family ATPase, with product MNMTAIQPKQRADTLSATEPVIQEFGTKLQLIRDRVVSVANGYQTGVYIVGRPGTSKTFTVRQELELLDKPWVNKNARMTPMGLFEFLADHPEHVIVLDDITSLFKNEQALQILLAALDGQPDEPRLISYKSKDRDERIWFTGSIIAISNIPLRHDPLARALGSRIVMLEHEPTDEEVAVFIRHLALQGYPELSPDECLEVAEFLIAETRKMDQRLDLRHLTKAWQDYRQVKQGDALTSWQDLVRSSLQKQIAEPVRAISKDEDKEIQRQLIKELTERFPNDRHSQLAEWPHGKSTFYKRLKEVTSTARMV from the coding sequence ATGAATATGACTGCAATCCAACCTAAACAGCGGGCCGATACGTTGTCGGCCACCGAACCCGTCATTCAAGAATTCGGAACGAAGCTTCAACTCATTCGAGACCGAGTAGTGTCTGTTGCCAATGGATACCAGACCGGCGTGTACATCGTAGGAAGACCCGGCACGTCCAAGACGTTCACGGTGCGACAAGAGTTGGAATTACTCGACAAACCATGGGTGAATAAGAACGCCCGCATGACGCCGATGGGGTTGTTCGAATTTCTTGCCGATCATCCCGAACACGTCATCGTCCTCGATGACATCACATCGCTCTTCAAAAACGAGCAGGCACTTCAGATTCTGTTGGCTGCGCTCGATGGACAGCCCGACGAGCCGAGGCTCATTTCCTACAAGAGCAAGGACAGGGATGAACGAATCTGGTTCACCGGGTCGATCATTGCCATCAGCAACATTCCATTAAGGCATGATCCGTTGGCCCGAGCTTTGGGCAGTCGGATCGTGATGCTGGAACACGAGCCGACCGATGAGGAAGTCGCAGTGTTCATCCGGCACTTGGCTCTTCAGGGCTACCCAGAGTTATCACCGGATGAATGCCTCGAAGTTGCGGAGTTTTTGATTGCCGAAACTCGGAAGATGGACCAGCGCCTTGATCTGCGGCATCTGACCAAGGCGTGGCAGGACTACCGGCAAGTCAAGCAGGGTGATGCCTTGACCTCATGGCAAGACCTTGTGCGGTCCAGTCTTCAAAAGCAGATTGCCGAACCTGTGCGTGCTATTTCCAAGGATGAAGACAAGGAAATTCAACGACAACTCATCAAAGAACTCACAGAGAGATTTCCCAATGATCGCCACAGTCAGTTGGCCGAATGGCCGCACGGCAAATCCACATTCTACAAGCGTCTCAAGGAAGTCACGTCCACTGCACGAATGGTATGA